GTGCAACCGACGTGGGGGCGTTGATCAATGCCGGCGGTGCCACTGGCAAAGAGCTGTTCGCGGTCTCCGATGTGAGCCGGCTACGGGTGTATGTGCAGGTGCCGCAGTCGTCTGCACCGCAGATCAAGGTCGGTACCGTGGCGCGTCTGAGCGTGCCGGAATATCGCGGTGAAACCTTCAGCGCCAAGGTGGTCGCCGCCGCCGATGCGGTAAACGCCGCATCCGGCAGTACCCTGGTGCAACTGCTGGTAGACAACCCCGGTAGTCGCCTGCTGCCAGGCGGCTACACCAGCGTGCAGTTCACCTTGCCGGTGCAGACCGACGTGCTGCGCCTGCCCGCCAGCGCCCTGGTGTTCGATGACAAAGGCATGCGCGTGGCCACCCTTGACGCAAACAATCATGTGCACTTCAAGACCGTGACCATCGCCCGGGACTTCGGTGACAGCGTGGAAATCGGCAGCGGCCTGGTCGCCACCGACCGGGTAATCGACACGCCCCCCGACGGCCTGGCCGATGATGATTCGGTACAACTGGCCGCCAATACTCCAGAGGCCAAACCCCATGGCTAATCGCACTTGCCTGGTATTGGTCGCGACCCTGGGCCTAGGCGCCTGCCACCTTGCGCCGCCGTTGGACATACCCGACGTGCCCGTGGCCGCGCAGTTTCATACCCAAGGGCCGTGGACCGTCGGCACGCCGAATGACCAGTCGAGCCGCGACGGCTGGTGGCATATTTACAAGGACCCGCAACTGGATGCCATGGAGCAGCAGTTGCTGCAAAACAACCCGGACCTCAGTGCGGCACTGGCTCACTATTCCCAGGCCCAGGCGTTTGTGGCCCAGGCGCAGTCGGGGCTGTTTCCCAGGATCAGCGGGTCTGGCAATGCCCAGCGCATTCGCCAGTCGGACACACGCCCGTTGCGTTCGGCCAGCCCGCCGAACGTTTACGATTCCGGCACCTTGGGTGTTGAGGTGGACTATGAAGTCGACCTCTGGGGCCGCGTGCGCGACACCGTGGCCGCCGGCACCAGCGACGCCCAGGCCGCCAAGGCTGACCTGGCTTCGGTGCGTTTGAGCTTGCAGGCGCAGTTGGCCGACAGCTACATCCGCCTGCGTGGCATCGACCGGCAAGACCAGTTGCTGCAGCAGACCAGCGACGCCTATGCCAAGGCCTTGAGCCTCACCGAAGGCCTGCACGGCGGCGGTATCGTTTCCGGGCTGGATGTGGCACGGGCACGTACCCAACTGTCGACGGTCAAGTCACAACTGAGCCAAAACCTGGTGCAGCGTGCGGTGCTCGAACATTCGATGGCGGCGATGCTGGGTGAGTCCGCATCCACCTACGCGATAGCCCCAAGCGTTGCGCAGATCGCGTTGCCCGCCGTACCCACCGGTGTACCGTCTACGCTGTTGCAGCGTCGGCCGGACATTGCCGCTGCCGAGCGTCGGATCGCCGCGGCCAATGCCCGCATCGGCGTGGCGAAAGCCGCCTGGTTCCCGGCCCTCACCTTGAGTGCCCAGGGCGGTTTCCAGAGTGATGAGTTCGCGCATTTGTTGAGCTCGCCGAACATTTTCTGGGCGATTGGACCTTCGCTGGTCGGCACCATCTTTGACGGCGGCGCGCGCCAGGCGGGTGTCGACAGTGCCAGGGCGGCTACTGATGAAGCCGCGGCCAAGTATCGTGGTGTAGTGTTGGGCGCGTTCGAGCAGGTGGAGAACAACCTGTCGATCCTCTCCGGGCTCGACACTGCCCTGGTAGACCAACGCGATGCGGCGGCAGCCGCGCAGTATGCTGAGGACTTGTCCCTGGCGCGGTATCGCCAGGGCGGCGCGGCGTACCTGGATGTGGTGACCGCGCAGGTCGCCTCGTTGCAGGCACAGCGAACTGTGCTGGATCTACAGACTCAACAGTTGAGCGCCAACGTAGGGCTGATCAAGGCATTGGGTGGCGGCTGGAACCTGGCCCAACTGGCCCAAAAGAACCTGTAGGAGCGAGCTTGCTCGCGAAGGTCGTCAACGATTATGCGTATTTGTAGGTTAAACGCGGCGCTCTCGGGTTTTTCGCGAGCAAGCTCGCTCCTACAGTTAGTTATTTAGTTAGTTGTTGTGAACATTGAATCCAAGGAGTAGTGGCATGACTGATTACGTACCGCCAAAGGTCTGGACCTGGAAATCCCAAAACGGCGGAACCTTCGCCAGTATCAACCGGCCCATCGCCGGTGCGACCCACGACAAGGAATTGCCGGTTGGCCGTCATCCGTTGCAGTTGTATTCGTTGGCCACGCCCAACGGTCAGAAGGTCACGATCTTGCTGGAAGAACTGCTGGCCCTGGGGCACAAAGGGGCGGAATACGATGCGTGGCTGATCAAGATCGGCGACGGTGACCAGTTCGGCAGCGGCTTCGTTGGCGTCAACCCGAACTCGAAGATTCCCGCGCTGCTGGACCGCAGCGGGCCCAAGCCGATTCGGGTGTTCGAGTCCGGGGCGATTCTGCAGTACCTGGCCGAGAAGTTTGGTGAGTTCCTGCCCACTGAACCTGCGGCCCGTGCCGAGTGCCTGTCGTGGTTGTTCTGGCAGATGGGCAGCGCGCCGTACCTGGGCGGTGGTTTCGGGCATTTCTATGCTTACGCGCCGACCAAGATCGAATACGCCATCGACCGCTTCGCCATGGAAACCAAGCGCCAACTGGATGTGCTGGACAAACAACTGGCCGAGCACGAATACATCGCCGGGGACGCGTACACCATCGCCGACATGGCGATCTGGCCGTGGTACGGCGGCCTGGTGAAAGGCCGCTTGTATGAGGGCGCAGAGTTTCTTTCGGTGCAGGATTACACGCATGTGCTGCGTTGGGCCAATGCCATCGAAGCGCGGCCTGCGGTGCAGCGTGGGCGCCGGGTCAATCGTGTTTCGGGCGAGCCGTCAGAGCAACTGCGCGAGCGTCATGACGCGTCGGACCTCGACTGACCCGACCCACACCCGCCCCCCGTAGCAGCTGTCGAGCCCAAGCGAGGCTGCGTAAGGCGCGCTGCACGCTTTGAGCCGAGTTGCGGCCCACGCAGCCTCGCTAGGGCTCGACAGCTGCTACGGCGATCGTGTGGGGGACTCGTCTTTCCCACTTGGCGATCACCAGCGGTGCCAGGGCATTGCCCAACACATTCAACGCGGTGGTCTGCATTTCCATCAGGCGGTACACCCCGGCGATAAAGGCAATGCCCTCCAACGGCAAGCCCGCACTCGCCAGGGTCGCCGACAAAATCACGAACATGAACCCCGGCACCCCGGCCGCGCCCTTGGACGTCAGCACCATGGTCACCACCAGCAGTGCCTGGTCACCAAGGCTCAGGTCGATGCCATACAACTGCGCCACGAACAGCGTGCCAATCCCCAGGAACAGCGACGCGCCGTCCAGGTTGAACGAATAGCCTACCGGCACCACAAAGCTCACCAGGGACGGCGGCACGCCATAAGTTTCGAGCTTCTTCATCAACTGCGGCATCACCGCCGCGGAACTGGCCGTGGAGAACGCCAGGATCAGTTCATCCTTGATGTGGCGCATCAACGCAAACAGGTTGATCCCGCACAGCCGCGCCACCAGGTTGAGCACCACCAGCACGAAGAACGCGATGGACACATAGCTGACCATGATCAGCTTGGCTAACGGCAACAGCGAGCTCACGATCATCTTCATCAGCTTGATAAAGATATCGCCGGCCGGTTGCAGCAGGTTGTTCACCAGCCACGGCCGGGACTCGGGAAAGCGATGCAGCAGCGCGCCGATGGCGATGCCAGCGAGCAGTCCGATCAGGATTTGCCAGACCAGCGCAATGCGGGGCTTGTGCATTTATATCAATGATTATGAGTGTTGTTCTAGCCAGTCAATGAGCAGCCTTCCGTGGCTGCCGGGTGTGGCGTGGGTCCGTCAGCGCAATCGATGGCACGCTTCATTCAGGCGACGGCAGCCTTCTTCGATCATCGGCAGGGAGCTGGCAAAAGACAGGCGGATATAAGGCGACATGCCGTACGCCGAACCGCTGACGGTGGCCAGGCCGTGTTCCTTAAGCAGGTACTCGGCCAGTTGCGTGTCACTGTCGATGCGCTCGCCATGTTGGGTAGTTTTACCCATCAACCCGGCGACGTTGGCGAATACGTAGAACGCGCCGTCGGGTGGGGTGAAGGTCACGCCGGGAATATCTTTCAACAGGCCCAGCATTCGTTCGCGGCGTTGCTGGTACACCTCGCGCATCCCGGCGATGGGCGCCTGGTCGCCAGCGAATGCGGCCACCGCAGCGGCCTGGCTGAGGGAGCTGGGGCACGTGGTGGTTTGCGACAGCAGCTTGGCGATGGCCGCGATCAGCCACGCCGGGCCTGCACCGAAACCCAGGCGCCAGCCGGTCATGGCGTAGCCCTTGGAGGCACCGTTAACGATCAGCGTGCGCGGCTTCAAATCCGGTGCGAGGCGGGTCAGCGACAGGTGCCGGGCATTGCCGTAGACAAAGAGTTCGTAGATTTCATCCGCCATGATCAGCACCTGGGGATGACGCCGCAGCACCTCGGCCAGGGCCAGCAGTTCGGCCTCGCTGTACACCGCGCCGCTGGGGTTGTTCGGGCTGTTGAGGATCACCCATTTGCTGCGCGGGGTGATCGCCTGTTCCAGGGCCTGAGGCGACAGTTTGAAGCCTCGCGACTCGTCGCCGGGAATGATCACTGGCGTCGCGTCATTCAGCCGCGCGATATCCGGGTACGACACCCAATACGGCGTGTGCACGATGACTTCGTTGCCGCGATTCAGGGTGGCGGCCAGGGCGTGATAAATGATGTGCTTGCCACCGCAACCGGCGATGACTTCGTCCAGCCCATAGTCCAGCTGGTTATCACGCTTGAGCTTGAGGCAAATGGCCTGGCGCAGGGCGAGGGTGCCGGTGGTGGCGGTGTAGTGGGTGTCGCCGCTGTACATCGCGGCGCTGGCGGCTTCGAGGATATGCGCCGGGGTATCGAAGTCCGGCTCGCCCACGGTGAAGTTGACGATGTCCCGGCCCTGTGCGCGCAGTTCGGCGACCAGCGCATTGGCGGCGATGCTCGGTGAGGGCGCGATGCCCAGCACCCGGTCGGATAAAAATGCAGTGCTCATGATGGTCCCCTTCAGCCGGCCAGGCCGGCCTGTTGCAAGACCTTGTCCATCCAGCTTTGGCGCACTGCACCCGTGGCGATTTCGGCTTTGACGGCCTCCTCATGGGCCGCATGTTGTGCGGCCATGCGCAGCACTTCGGCGGCGTCGGCCTGGCAGAAGGCGACCAGTCCGTCTTCATCGCCCACCAGCACATCCCCCGGGTTGATC
This genomic window from Pseudomonas sp. Bout1 contains:
- a CDS encoding efflux transporter outer membrane subunit → MANRTCLVLVATLGLGACHLAPPLDIPDVPVAAQFHTQGPWTVGTPNDQSSRDGWWHIYKDPQLDAMEQQLLQNNPDLSAALAHYSQAQAFVAQAQSGLFPRISGSGNAQRIRQSDTRPLRSASPPNVYDSGTLGVEVDYEVDLWGRVRDTVAAGTSDAQAAKADLASVRLSLQAQLADSYIRLRGIDRQDQLLQQTSDAYAKALSLTEGLHGGGIVSGLDVARARTQLSTVKSQLSQNLVQRAVLEHSMAAMLGESASTYAIAPSVAQIALPAVPTGVPSTLLQRRPDIAAAERRIAAANARIGVAKAAWFPALTLSAQGGFQSDEFAHLLSSPNIFWAIGPSLVGTIFDGGARQAGVDSARAATDEAAAKYRGVVLGAFEQVENNLSILSGLDTALVDQRDAAAAAQYAEDLSLARYRQGGAAYLDVVTAQVASLQAQRTVLDLQTQQLSANVGLIKALGGGWNLAQLAQKNL
- the yghU gene encoding glutathione-dependent disulfide-bond oxidoreductase, which translates into the protein MTDYVPPKVWTWKSQNGGTFASINRPIAGATHDKELPVGRHPLQLYSLATPNGQKVTILLEELLALGHKGAEYDAWLIKIGDGDQFGSGFVGVNPNSKIPALLDRSGPKPIRVFESGAILQYLAEKFGEFLPTEPAARAECLSWLFWQMGSAPYLGGGFGHFYAYAPTKIEYAIDRFAMETKRQLDVLDKQLAEHEYIAGDAYTIADMAIWPWYGGLVKGRLYEGAEFLSVQDYTHVLRWANAIEARPAVQRGRRVNRVSGEPSEQLRERHDASDLD
- a CDS encoding cation:dicarboxylate symporter family transporter, which codes for MHKPRIALVWQILIGLLAGIAIGALLHRFPESRPWLVNNLLQPAGDIFIKLMKMIVSSLLPLAKLIMVSYVSIAFFVLVVLNLVARLCGINLFALMRHIKDELILAFSTASSAAVMPQLMKKLETYGVPPSLVSFVVPVGYSFNLDGASLFLGIGTLFVAQLYGIDLSLGDQALLVVTMVLTSKGAAGVPGFMFVILSATLASAGLPLEGIAFIAGVYRLMEMQTTALNVLGNALAPLVIAKWERRVPHTIAVAAVEP
- a CDS encoding pyridoxal phosphate-dependent aminotransferase, with translation MSTAFLSDRVLGIAPSPSIAANALVAELRAQGRDIVNFTVGEPDFDTPAHILEAASAAMYSGDTHYTATTGTLALRQAICLKLKRDNQLDYGLDEVIAGCGGKHIIYHALAATLNRGNEVIVHTPYWVSYPDIARLNDATPVIIPGDESRGFKLSPQALEQAITPRSKWVILNSPNNPSGAVYSEAELLALAEVLRRHPQVLIMADEIYELFVYGNARHLSLTRLAPDLKPRTLIVNGASKGYAMTGWRLGFGAGPAWLIAAIAKLLSQTTTCPSSLSQAAAVAAFAGDQAPIAGMREVYQQRRERMLGLLKDIPGVTFTPPDGAFYVFANVAGLMGKTTQHGERIDSDTQLAEYLLKEHGLATVSGSAYGMSPYIRLSFASSLPMIEEGCRRLNEACHRLR